In the Clostridium gelidum genome, TAATGTAGAAGATTTCTAAATAAAATAATTATTCAATAACTGTTAAAATTATATTTAAAATAATTAGAAATATAATAATAAATTTATAATACTTAGTATCTGAAAACTTTTTATTAACTATAGGAATAGAAGAAAAACTTACAAATATAATAATATATCTAATTATAAACAGAAATTTATAAGTAGTTTGGTATTCCCTAAGTATACTAAAACAAGAGCCTCCTGCCATAGCTAGTAAAGCACCAACTAAAAATTCTAATATAGATTTTCTATTAAGACTAACCATAAGACCTCCTAATAACTTATCGTAATTTACAAATCAATAATACCATATAATGGATATGAAAGAAATAGAAATATTATTATTAACGACTTCTATTCTTAATTTTTTCTATTATCTTATTTAATATAATATTTTAAGTAAATAAGATAATAAAAGAGCTTAAAATTATTTTATCTGCCTTATGAAAAGATGAAGATATAATAAATTAAATATAGTAAAAATAACATATACTGCTATAAGTTAAAAGGTAATTGTAGTAAGATACTTATATAAATATTATTAATTGGCAATTGTAGAATGAATTTATGAGTAGTCTTAAAAACTTGAAGATGAAAAAATAAAATATATTATCTTTGATTACATTATTATAATAGATATATTTAGTTTAATATGAATTTATGGGAGTATGTAGAGAATGGGCAATATTCTGGGGATTTTTATTATTTTTATTTTAGGATTTTGCATAAATTATGGCTTGAAAAAGAGTAGATATGATAAAAGTAATTATAAAAAAGAGTCAGGAAATAATTATTTTGGAGTTAGGATGGATAAAGGAAAATATGGTGAGTATTTATCATTTAATAAGTTAGAAAAAATAAAAGGTGATCATAGGATACTTACAAATGTTTATTTGCCAAAAGGAAATGGAGAAACAACAGAGGTTGATTTAATATATATACATGAAACTGGAATTTATGTTTTAGAATCGAAAAATTATAGTGGCTGGATATTTGGTGATGAGAAGAGCAAATATTGGATGCAGACACTACCAAATGGTCATAAAGAAAAGTTCTATAGTCCAATATTTCAAAACAACACTCATATTAAATATTTAATAAAATTATTGCAGATAGATGAAAAGATTATAAAATCTATAATAGTTTTTAGTGAAAGATGTACTATAAAGAAAATGGTAGTAACTTCAGAGAAAGTTAAAGTAATCAATAGATATGAGTTAAATAGAACTATAGAAAAACTAATAAATAATTCACCTAAAATATTTGAATCAGGAAAGATTATTGAATTATATTATGAATTAAAGCCATATACTTGTGTTAAAGAAGAGGCACAATATAGTGGCAAGCAAAATTAGTACTATGCAATCATAGGCTGTTAGGGTGGTGATAGATTTGGAATTAAATATTGATTGTAACGTGAAAAAATATGATATGGAAGTCGATCATTTTGATAAAATGTTAGAAACTGAAATTATATTTGAGTATAGACTAGGAAATGCTGGAGAGTGCTGTATTGGAGATGATGATGGCTTTAGTATTACTATATATAGGAATGGGAACTTGATTTATAGGGAATATGAGACTGAAAGTATTGAAGTTAAGTTTAAAGAATTTGCGTTACCTTATAACACTATTAAACATATATATAAGCTTATTAAAGAGAATAACATTGAAGAAATTCCAGAATCATTAGACAATGGTTCTAAGGATGGAAACTCTAATAGATTTGTTTTTTATAATATCAAAAGAATAATAGCGTGGAATATAATAGATGAAGAATACAAACCAGAAATGCTAGATAAAGATTATTTAAAAGAGTATGGAGAAAATTATTATTATGAGTGCCAGGTAATGAAGCTATTTAATGCAATAACAGCTGAATTATTAAAAATAGGATATTGTTTAAGTTTAGGTTCTTTTAATAGTCAATTAGCAATTTAAAAGATGGATATGTTGCATGTGATGAAACTACACCAAGGATGTATTACATTTCTTAACTACATTATACGAGAATATATATGGTTCACCATAAATATGGTGAACCATAGTACCATATATATTCTTCAGAATATGCGCCAAGAATGCGGCATGAGAGGGTATTTATATAAAGTTAATGGCGGTTTTTAATTAAGAAAGTATTTATAATAGATAAGAGGAATAATAATGGATGGTAATAAACAGTATTGGAATAATATATATGAAAGTAAAAAAGAAAAGAAACCAATTTATGATTTGTGGCTTGATAAGTACAAATATATTTTAGATAAATCTAAGGAGAAATCAATAATTGATTTAGGGTGTGGCTCAGGAGGAGACAGCTTATATTTAATGGAAAGAGGATATAAGGTTATTGCTTGTGACTATTCAGAAGAAGCATTAAGTATAGTAAATAAATATATTCCAATAGTAGAAGCAATGAAAATTGATATTTCAAAGACATTACCTTTTGAAGATGAAAGTATTGAAGTAATAATAGCAGATTTATCATTACATTATTTTAATGATGATACCACTAAGATTATAGTGAAAGAAATAAAAAGAGTATTGAAATCCAATGGTTATTTAATTGCTAGAGTTAATTCTGTGAATGATATAAATTATGGATCAGGGAATGGCGAAGAGATAGAAAAGAATTTTTATTTAACAGAATGCGGATATAAGAGATTCTTTGATGATGAAAATGTAAAATATTATTTTGGAGAGTTTGAAATTGAGCATTGCAAGGAAGAATGTATTATGAGATATGGTAATGAAAAAAAGGCATTGGAATTTGTAGTTAAGTTTTGATGATATTACGTCTAAAGGCATAATTACAAAAAGTAATTGTATTACAGGAAACACAGCTCATGTAGCAATTTATTCTTTCTTAAGATAAATAAAAGAAAGATATTCTAAAAGAGAATTGCAAAGACAGCTAGATAGTGGTTATTTCGAAAGTAAGTTCTTGTTTTTTATTAAAAAATATGATTTTGTGGTAAAATATATCCGTAAAGAAAATTTGTGTATTGTTAGGTGGAATTCTGTTATGAAAAATTTAAATAAATTAAGTCAATGGATTAAATTACTTATAGGCGGTTTATTACCAATATCTTATGATTTTTTTCATGTTAATTTCTATTTATTTATTGCAATATTTATAGCTATAGAAATGGTTATGATAGCATTTGATGTCTTTTTACAGTTAAAAGTTAAAAGAAAAATATCAATGGATATTATAATAATATACATTTTTTATAATTGGATAGCAGCAAGAATCATTTACTATTTTTAGAGTTGGAATAATGATATGTTTACAATTAATATTGCAATTGGACTTAATGTTTTTAATTATAAAGTAGTTTGCACTATAGGGTATAGGGATGGCAAAGGAGTAAATGAATATCCTAAATTCATAGACGAAATTTTAGGAAAACTTAAAAATCTAAGAAGCAATATTCTTCACAATTGATTTAGCGAAAAAAAGCGATGGGGAATGGCTTGTTATTGAGCTTGGAGATGGACAAGTTTCTGGATTACAGGATTATGAGGTTAATAAATTTTATAAGAATTTGATTAAATTGTTGTAATATCTAAATTTAATAGAAAATGAATTTATTTTATAGTAAGCACCGCCTACTGTAGTTAAATGCTGCAATAGGCGGTGCTTTCCTTAATTGTAAGCTTTTGAATTAAAGATTGGAACTTTCAAACCTGAACATTTAGGAAAAATGAATTTCTATTTGGAGGCTCTTGATAGAGAACATAAAAAACAAAACGAAAAACCAAGTGTTGGTGTTATTCTTTGTGCAAACAAGAAGATGAAGTAAAGGAATAGTTTAATCTTTTAGAGAAAGAAGGTAAACTTGAAATTAAAGATATAAATGAAAGTCTTAAGGGATTTGAAACAAAAGTATAAAGTGGACAATTAGGAATATATAGAACAATTGAAAAAGGTCATGGAAGACGTGTGATTGAGGCTATAGAATCTTGACAATTAAATTTAATTAGGCTATTATATAATTATAAACATAAATGAAATAGTAATTTCTTACAATATCTTGAATACGTTTACTTTTTTGAAAATTTATATAACAAGGAGGGATTATGATTAGTTAACAATTATTTAAGGAGTGTATTCATGAGGAAAACTTAGATGAAAAATTAAAAGCTTGAGTCCATACCAG is a window encoding:
- a CDS encoding nuclease-related domain-containing protein; this encodes MGNILGIFIIFILGFCINYGLKKSRYDKSNYKKESGNNYFGVRMDKGKYGEYLSFNKLEKIKGDHRILTNVYLPKGNGETTEVDLIYIHETGIYVLESKNYSGWIFGDEKSKYWMQTLPNGHKEKFYSPIFQNNTHIKYLIKLLQIDEKIIKSIIVFSERCTIKKMVVTSEKVKVINRYELNRTIEKLINNSPKIFESGKIIELYYELKPYTCVKEEAQYSGKQN
- a CDS encoding class I SAM-dependent methyltransferase, giving the protein MDGNKQYWNNIYESKKEKKPIYDLWLDKYKYILDKSKEKSIIDLGCGSGGDSLYLMERGYKVIACDYSEEALSIVNKYIPIVEAMKIDISKTLPFEDESIEVIIADLSLHYFNDDTTKIIVKEIKRVLKSNGYLIARVNSVNDINYGSGNGEEIEKNFYLTECGYKRFFDDENVKYYFGEFEIEHCKEECIMRYGNEKKALEFVVKF
- a CDS encoding PDDEXK nuclease domain-containing protein, producing the protein MGTFKPEHLGKMNFYLEALDREHKKQNEKPSVGVILCANKKMK